One genomic segment of Pseudorasbora parva isolate DD20220531a chromosome 6, ASM2467924v1, whole genome shotgun sequence includes these proteins:
- the LOC137078763 gene encoding ninjurin-2-like isoform X1, protein MHRICLMYAVFTPWQARATGNRLRPFNMNHYATKKSAAQSMLDVALLMANSSQLKTVLHSGPQHRFYFPLISLISLSISLQVIVGLLLIFIVKYDLNDVRKQPRLSTLNDAATIFVFFTVLINIFITALGFESTGGGSVIFETALAQTRSLNITDDV, encoded by the exons atgcaTAGAATATGTTTAATGTATGCAGTGTTCACTCCCTGGCAGGCTCGTGCCACAGGGAACAGACTGCGTCCCTTCAACATGAATCATTACGCTACTAAGAAGAGTGCAGCGCAGAGCATGTTGGATGTGGCTCTTCTGATGGCGAACTCCTCTCAGCTGAAGACCGTGCTGCATTCAGGACCTCAGCACCGCTTCTACTTCCCTCTTATTTCTCTGATCTCCCTGTCCATCTCACTGCAGGTCATTGTTGGCCTCCTGCTCATCTTCATTG TGAAGTATGACCTCAATGATGTCAGGAAACAGCCGAGACTGAGCACACTGAATGATGCTGCAACTATATTTGTGTTCTTTACTGTTCTCATCAACATCTTCATAACAGCATTAGGATTTGAGTCGACTGGAGG TGGCAGCGTGATATTTGAGACTGCACTCGCTCAGACCAGATCTTTAAACATTACTGATGATGTCTAA
- the LOC137078763 gene encoding ninjurin-2-like isoform X2 gives MEGETRALNESEKARATGNRLRPFNMNHYATKKSAAQSMLDVALLMANSSQLKTVLHSGPQHRFYFPLISLISLSISLQVIVGLLLIFIVKYDLNDVRKQPRLSTLNDAATIFVFFTVLINIFITALGFESTGGGSVIFETALAQTRSLNITDDV, from the exons ATGGAGGGGGAGACCCGAGCTCTCAATGAATCAGAAAAG GCTCGTGCCACAGGGAACAGACTGCGTCCCTTCAACATGAATCATTACGCTACTAAGAAGAGTGCAGCGCAGAGCATGTTGGATGTGGCTCTTCTGATGGCGAACTCCTCTCAGCTGAAGACCGTGCTGCATTCAGGACCTCAGCACCGCTTCTACTTCCCTCTTATTTCTCTGATCTCCCTGTCCATCTCACTGCAGGTCATTGTTGGCCTCCTGCTCATCTTCATTG TGAAGTATGACCTCAATGATGTCAGGAAACAGCCGAGACTGAGCACACTGAATGATGCTGCAACTATATTTGTGTTCTTTACTGTTCTCATCAACATCTTCATAACAGCATTAGGATTTGAGTCGACTGGAGG TGGCAGCGTGATATTTGAGACTGCACTCGCTCAGACCAGATCTTTAAACATTACTGATGATGTCTAA